The Campylobacter concisus genome has a window encoding:
- the recR gene encoding recombination mediator RecR, whose amino-acid sequence MKRGLEKFNELTESFAKLPGVGKKSAARFAYFVCMQDSFTGLRLAQNIEDAVRFIKRCERCGGLSENEICDICSDESRDSEVILLVESPKDILVFEQNGIYNGLYFVLDEIDEDAIERLRNAIKQNGSKEVVFAFTPGLNSDALMLYVEDKLAMSEISFSKIAQGVPTGVNLENVDMLSLLKAYESRTKA is encoded by the coding sequence ATGAAAAGAGGCTTAGAAAAATTTAACGAGCTAACCGAGTCTTTTGCTAAGCTCCCTGGTGTTGGTAAAAAATCAGCCGCAAGGTTTGCCTATTTTGTCTGCATGCAAGATAGCTTTACAGGGCTAAGACTTGCCCAAAATATCGAAGATGCGGTGAGATTTATCAAACGTTGTGAGCGTTGCGGTGGGCTAAGTGAAAATGAAATTTGTGATATTTGTAGCGACGAGAGCAGAGACAGTGAGGTCATCTTGCTGGTTGAGAGCCCAAAAGATATCTTAGTTTTTGAGCAAAATGGCATCTATAATGGCCTTTACTTCGTGCTTGACGAGATCGACGAGGATGCCATAGAGAGGCTGCGAAATGCTATCAAACAAAATGGCTCAAAAGAGGTCGTTTTTGCCTTTACGCCGGGATTAAATTCTGACGCGCTTATGCTTTACGTCGAGGACAAGCTTGCCATGAGTGAAATTTCATTTAGTAAGATCGCTCAGGGCGTGCCAACTGGTGTAAATTTAGAAAACGTTGACATGCTTTCACTTTTAAAAGCCTACGAAAGCCGTACAAAAGCCTAA
- the pyk gene encoding pyruvate kinase yields MIKKTKIVATLGPASDNEETMEAMVKAGVNVFRLNFSHGTHEYHKSNIDKIRNIEKKLNKRIGILQDICGPKIRVGKLSESFYLKAGDELSIHADEIIGEKVENGIYKVSLNQPQILPMLKVGEYVYLYDGSIRAKVVSEGKEIVKTIIENDGILNSNKGVNFPNTALGIDIITPKDKEDMKFGAKHGVNFVAISFVQDANDVIKAKNILKEFGSRAAVLSKIEKFDAVENIDDIIAKSDGIMVARGDLGIEVPFYKVPTIQKLIIKKANAASKPVITATQMMLSMAEHETATRAEISDVANAVLDGTDAVMLSEESAIGKNPVAVVEAMSKTIIQTQSIYPYNKFDEFDFFDETDMVASSAASLAVRIKADALISITGSGKSAIKLARNRTNIDIIAVAHDEQTAHMLTLAWGVTPALVLEKTKLSSLLANVMKKAYEEGYVKHDKTYLVTAGHPTGVEGSTNLIRIIRRDQLDYYLELATE; encoded by the coding sequence ATGATAAAAAAGACAAAAATCGTAGCTACTTTGGGGCCAGCAAGTGATAATGAAGAGACAATGGAAGCGATGGTAAAAGCAGGTGTTAATGTCTTTCGTTTAAATTTTAGCCATGGGACACACGAATACCATAAATCAAACATTGACAAGATAAGAAATATCGAAAAAAAGCTAAATAAAAGAATAGGAATTTTACAAGATATCTGCGGGCCAAAGATCAGAGTTGGCAAGCTTAGTGAGTCATTTTATCTAAAGGCTGGTGATGAACTTAGTATCCATGCTGATGAGATCATCGGTGAAAAAGTGGAAAACGGAATTTATAAAGTAAGCCTAAACCAGCCTCAAATTTTGCCTATGCTGAAAGTTGGCGAGTATGTCTATCTCTATGATGGCTCTATAAGAGCAAAGGTTGTCAGCGAAGGTAAAGAAATAGTAAAAACTATCATTGAAAATGATGGAATTTTAAACTCAAATAAAGGCGTGAATTTCCCAAATACGGCTCTTGGCATCGATATCATCACACCAAAAGACAAAGAAGATATGAAATTTGGCGCAAAGCATGGTGTAAATTTTGTTGCTATTAGCTTCGTGCAAGATGCAAATGACGTAATAAAGGCAAAAAATATCTTAAAAGAATTTGGCTCAAGAGCTGCTGTTTTATCTAAGATCGAGAAATTTGACGCGGTTGAAAATATAGACGATATCATTGCAAAGAGCGATGGTATCATGGTAGCTCGTGGCGATCTTGGCATAGAAGTGCCATTTTATAAGGTCCCAACTATCCAAAAGCTCATCATCAAAAAAGCAAATGCAGCAAGCAAGCCAGTCATCACAGCAACCCAGATGATGCTAAGCATGGCGGAGCATGAGACTGCCACAAGAGCGGAGATCAGTGATGTGGCAAATGCCGTGCTAGACGGTACTGATGCTGTTATGCTAAGCGAGGAGAGTGCGATTGGTAAAAACCCAGTCGCGGTCGTAGAGGCGATGAGTAAAACGATTATCCAAACTCAAAGCATCTATCCATATAATAAATTTGATGAGTTTGACTTTTTTGACGAGACTGATATGGTGGCAAGTAGCGCCGCATCTCTTGCTGTTCGCATAAAAGCAGATGCATTAATCTCAATCACTGGCTCAGGAAAATCGGCTATAAAATTAGCTAGAAACCGCACAAACATTGACATCATTGCAGTCGCTCACGATGAGCAAACGGCACACATGCTTACCCTTGCTTGGGGTGTTACGCCAGCGCTTGTACTAGAAAAAACAAAGCTTAGCTCACTTTTGGCAAATGTCATGAAAAAGGCGTATGAAGAGGGATATGTCAAACACGACAAGACTTATCTTGTCACAGCAGGTCACCCTACGGGCGTTGAGGGTAGCACAAACCTTATACGCATCATCAGACGCGATCAGCTTGATTATTATTTGGAGCTTGCAACTGAGTAA
- a CDS encoding SPOR domain-containing protein, producing the protein MENDELKDILLERDDDARGLKLKKLLIFIAALIILFLIIVVAMKLVNSSDPSQAQNEADSRLVLPPVPAEQPVDRQAPIADTNSDNKKGDTQLFEQVPIVPENKQQDEFEDMIKKLKDKENNKPVSKTEESKEIVKPIEKPAEIPAKKAETKVDTSVKKVEKVAATDKKSEAKPAKTENKVDKKIEKKAETKIEKTDKKTEVAKTEPATKGSYVQVFVTSKFNPNAEYMKKIAAKGYSYKTIKVGELTKILVGPFDEKILQKVVGDIRKDINKDAFIFRAK; encoded by the coding sequence GTGGAAAATGATGAGTTAAAAGATATTCTTTTAGAAAGAGACGATGATGCAAGAGGATTGAAGCTAAAAAAACTTCTTATATTTATAGCAGCTCTTATTATACTTTTTTTGATCATTGTAGTGGCTATGAAGCTAGTAAATTCAAGCGACCCTTCACAAGCGCAAAATGAAGCTGATTCAAGACTAGTGCTTCCTCCAGTACCAGCTGAGCAGCCAGTAGATAGACAAGCTCCGATAGCTGATACAAATTCAGACAATAAAAAAGGCGATACACAGCTCTTTGAGCAAGTACCGATCGTGCCTGAAAATAAGCAACAAGACGAATTTGAAGATATGATCAAAAAGCTAAAAGATAAAGAAAACAATAAGCCTGTTTCTAAAACTGAAGAGTCAAAAGAGATAGTTAAGCCTATTGAAAAGCCTGCTGAAATACCAGCAAAAAAAGCTGAGACAAAGGTAGATACTTCAGTTAAAAAAGTCGAAAAAGTAGCAGCTACTGATAAAAAGAGTGAGGCAAAACCAGCCAAGACTGAAAATAAAGTAGATAAAAAGATTGAAAAAAAGGCTGAAACCAAAATAGAAAAAACGGATAAAAAAACTGAAGTAGCTAAAACTGAACCTGCTACAAAAGGCTCTTATGTTCAAGTATTTGTGACTAGTAAATTTAATCCAAATGCTGAATATATGAAAAAGATCGCTGCTAAGGGATATAGCTACAAGACTATAAAAGTTGGCGAGTTGACTAAAATTTTAGTTGGTCCATTTGATGAAAAAATACTTCAAAAAGTAGTAGGCGATATTAGAAAAGATATCAATAAAGACGCTTTTATCTTTAGAGCAAAATGA
- a CDS encoding shikimate dehydrogenase: protein MKTFAVFGDPIAHSVSPRLHNKAILDLGLKALYTRVLLKDGSKLINKFKSLKLNGANVTLPHKEWALNLADEASDIARKIGSANTLVLKNDKIYAYNTDAPGFLKAIKNFKDVKKAIVLGAGGTANAITYALKEQGIDVCILNRSKDRLEKFKDEYKCFSWDNYEEQKFDLVINSTSAGLKDNFLPAPKEILKSIFKDARFAFDVIYGKQTPFLEMAKQNSLDVKDGADMLLYQAVLALNLFFNNTLDESKIERSMREIFYL from the coding sequence ATGAAAACATTCGCAGTCTTTGGAGATCCAATAGCTCACTCGGTATCTCCGAGGCTGCACAACAAAGCCATTTTAGACCTGGGTTTAAAAGCACTTTACACAAGAGTCTTGCTAAAAGATGGTAGCAAATTAATCAATAAATTTAAATCCTTAAAATTAAACGGTGCAAACGTAACTCTTCCACATAAAGAGTGGGCTTTAAATTTAGCCGATGAAGCTTCAGATATAGCTCGTAAAATAGGCTCTGCAAATACGCTTGTGCTTAAAAATGACAAAATTTATGCATATAATACAGATGCACCTGGATTTTTAAAAGCAATAAAAAATTTTAAAGATGTAAAAAAAGCTATTGTTCTTGGAGCTGGCGGTACTGCAAATGCCATAACTTATGCATTAAAAGAACAAGGCATTGATGTTTGCATACTAAATAGAAGCAAAGATAGGCTTGAGAAATTTAAAGATGAGTACAAATGTTTTAGCTGGGATAACTACGAAGAGCAAAAATTTGATCTAGTTATTAACTCGACCTCTGCTGGTTTAAAGGATAATTTTCTACCAGCACCTAAAGAAATTTTAAAAAGCATTTTTAAAGATGCTAGATTCGCATTTGATGTGATTTATGGTAAGCAAACACCATTTTTAGAAATGGCCAAGCAAAATAGCCTTGACGTAAAAGATGGCGCCGATATGCTTTTATATCAAGCAGTTCTAGCACTAAATTTATTTTTTAACAATACACTCGATGAGTCAAAGATCGAGCGCTCAATGAGAGAAATTTTCTATCTATAA
- a CDS encoding TRAP transporter substrate-binding protein: MNKFLLASLGLAAFACVAMGDDKVYKLKLASSWESTMPVLGDVPKELKDKVEKMSNGRLELRIDYPSKHKSPFAMLDFAKSGQYDITYTSSYYYKGKDAKTIFFTATPFMMNTDEQTAWYEFGGGKELEAKVYDPYNIKIFRAGNTGMQMGGWFKKEIKSLDDIKGLKIRIPGFGGEIYAKLGANINTIPTGELYMALEMGTIDSVEWVSPAYDMALGFHKVAKYYYTGWQEPNGETQFFFNKKSYEKLPDDLKAIFEAAAAEVARDANTKVFYSNVEYWDKMKSEYPDIQVKSFPPEVIAALKKATNELLDEESAKDPLFKEIVESQRAFLKKAREWTKISDYAYIKTNE; the protein is encoded by the coding sequence ATGAATAAATTTTTATTAGCGTCTCTTGGTCTAGCAGCTTTTGCTTGCGTTGCTATGGGAGATGATAAAGTTTATAAGCTAAAGCTTGCTAGCTCATGGGAGAGCACCATGCCAGTGCTTGGTGATGTGCCAAAAGAGCTAAAGGATAAAGTTGAAAAGATGAGTAATGGCAGACTTGAGCTAAGGATTGATTATCCATCAAAACATAAATCACCTTTTGCGATGCTTGATTTTGCTAAAAGCGGTCAATACGACATTACCTACACAAGTAGCTATTATTATAAAGGCAAAGATGCTAAAACTATATTTTTTACAGCAACTCCATTTATGATGAATACTGATGAGCAAACAGCTTGGTATGAATTTGGCGGTGGTAAGGAGCTTGAGGCAAAAGTTTACGATCCATACAATATCAAAATTTTTAGAGCTGGAAATACCGGCATGCAAATGGGTGGCTGGTTTAAAAAAGAGATAAAATCACTAGATGACATCAAAGGCTTAAAGATAAGAATTCCAGGCTTTGGTGGTGAAATTTACGCTAAACTTGGTGCCAACATCAACACTATCCCAACAGGTGAGCTTTACATGGCCCTTGAGATGGGAACGATCGACTCAGTCGAATGGGTAAGCCCAGCTTATGATATGGCGCTTGGCTTTCATAAAGTGGCAAAATACTACTACACAGGCTGGCAAGAGCCAAACGGTGAAACTCAGTTTTTCTTTAATAAAAAATCATACGAAAAACTTCCAGATGACCTAAAAGCGATCTTTGAAGCAGCTGCAGCCGAAGTAGCAAGAGATGCGAATACAAAAGTATTTTATTCAAATGTCGAGTACTGGGATAAAATGAAGAGCGAGTATCCAGACATCCAAGTAAAATCTTTCCCACCAGAAGTAATCGCAGCTCTTAAAAAAGCCACAAATGAACTTCTTGATGAAGAGAGTGCTAAAGATCCATTATTTAAAGAGATCGTTGAGTCTCAAAGGGCCTTCCTTAAAAAAGCAAGAGAATGGACTAAAATTTCAGACTACGCTTATATCAAAACAAACGAATAG
- the dnaJ gene encoding molecular chaperone DnaJ, with amino-acid sequence MEFDYYEILEISRNASGDEIKKAFRRLALKYHPDRNSGDKEAELKFKQINEAYQVLSDEQKRSIYDRYGKEGLEGRFGSGGGFSADFDLSDIFDSFFGGGFASSSRQRKRYSEKYSADLEIPINLEFNEAIFGCEKEIKFDQKVPCPTCNATGSKDGKSKTCQHCGGSGRITRGNGFMNIVQECPYCHGSGEVISEPCPDCNAKAYKIQQQTVKITIPEGVDSGMRMRVASKGNIGTNGVQGDLYVSINVKEDKHFIRHNDDVYLEIPVFFTQAILGESIKIPTLRGETELKLPVGAKDKQQFIFENEGIKSVNSRKKGRLVAQISIQTPEKLSDEQKELLNKLQASFGIESGKSNTDESVFDKIKSWFKGDEPKSKKKK; translated from the coding sequence GTGGAATTTGACTATTACGAAATCCTTGAAATTTCAAGAAATGCAAGCGGAGATGAGATCAAAAAAGCCTTTAGAAGACTTGCTTTAAAATATCACCCAGATAGAAATTCTGGCGACAAAGAGGCTGAACTAAAATTTAAACAAATAAATGAAGCTTATCAAGTTTTAAGTGACGAGCAAAAACGCTCTATCTACGACAGATACGGCAAAGAAGGCCTTGAGGGTCGATTTGGTAGCGGTGGCGGATTTAGTGCCGATTTTGATCTTTCAGATATTTTTGACTCATTTTTTGGTGGCGGTTTTGCAAGTAGTTCTAGGCAGAGAAAAAGATACTCTGAAAAATACTCAGCCGATCTTGAAATTCCTATAAATTTGGAGTTTAACGAAGCTATTTTTGGTTGTGAAAAAGAGATAAAATTTGATCAAAAAGTGCCTTGCCCAACATGCAATGCAACTGGCAGTAAAGACGGCAAAAGTAAGACTTGCCAGCACTGTGGCGGAAGTGGCAGGATAACACGCGGAAATGGCTTTATGAATATCGTCCAAGAGTGTCCATATTGTCACGGAAGCGGTGAAGTAATAAGCGAACCATGCCCCGATTGTAACGCGAAAGCTTATAAAATCCAGCAACAAACTGTAAAGATTACCATCCCTGAAGGCGTTGATAGCGGCATGAGAATGAGAGTGGCTAGCAAAGGCAATATCGGTACAAACGGCGTTCAAGGCGATCTTTATGTAAGCATAAACGTAAAAGAAGATAAGCATTTCATTCGCCACAACGACGATGTTTATCTAGAAATTCCTGTCTTTTTCACGCAAGCTATACTTGGCGAAAGTATAAAAATTCCAACTCTTCGAGGAGAAACTGAGCTAAAACTACCTGTTGGAGCAAAAGATAAGCAGCAATTTATCTTTGAAAATGAAGGTATTAAAAGCGTAAATTCGCGTAAAAAAGGTAGGCTCGTAGCACAAATTTCTATTCAAACGCCTGAAAAACTAAGCGATGAGCAAAAAGAGCTTTTAAATAAGCTTCAAGCTAGCTTTGGTATAGAATCGGGCAAATCAAATACTGATGAAAGCGTCTTTGATAAGATAAAAAGCTGGTTTAAAGGCGATGAGCCAAAAAGCAAAAAGAAAAAATAA
- a CDS encoding response regulator transcription factor has protein sequence MVNVLMIEDDPEFAQILSEYLDSFNIKVTNFEDPYLGLSAGIKNYDLLILDLTLPGIDGLEVCKEIRQKYDIPIIISSARSDISDKVVGLQLGADDYLPKPYDPKEMYARITSLIRRYKKTNEVQEEVVDSAFRIDDKRHEIYFNNEPLALTPAEYEILTYLIKQHSFSVSREQLVYNCKSLKDKDSKSLDVIIGRLRSKIGDSSKAPKHIFSVRGIGYKLIG, from the coding sequence ATGGTTAATGTTTTAATGATAGAAGACGATCCAGAATTTGCGCAAATTTTATCTGAATATCTTGATAGTTTTAATATAAAAGTTACGAATTTTGAAGATCCTTATTTAGGGCTTAGTGCTGGAATAAAAAACTATGATTTGCTAATACTTGATCTTACTTTGCCGGGTATTGATGGGCTTGAGGTTTGTAAAGAAATTCGCCAAAAATATGACATTCCTATCATCATAAGTTCAGCTAGAAGCGATATTAGCGACAAGGTTGTTGGACTTCAACTAGGAGCAGATGATTATTTGCCAAAACCATACGATCCAAAAGAGATGTATGCTCGTATCACAAGTCTTATAAGAAGATATAAAAAGACAAATGAAGTACAAGAAGAGGTCGTTGATAGCGCATTCAGGATCGATGATAAACGTCACGAAATTTACTTTAACAATGAGCCTTTAGCGCTTACTCCAGCTGAGTATGAAATTTTAACTTATCTCATTAAGCAACACAGCTTTTCAGTATCACGCGAACAGCTAGTTTATAACTGCAAAAGCCTAAAAGATAAAGATTCAAAGAGCTTAGATGTTATTATCGGACGCCTTAGATCAAAAATCGGTGATAGCTCAAAAGCCCCAAAACATATATTTTCAGTAAGAGGCATAGGATATAAGCTTATCGGATGA
- a CDS encoding DUF1882 domain-containing protein, whose amino-acid sequence MQSIDTALIKIITTHYYIKRDTIVNKIEYRGKIFFDKFEKINEPLTYNIMKEHEEGKAVIAHSLINAYDKVENIVFDYNGRTPDRFWHKAQLLLREEGFINFTAYESRTPGHLHLYVHKGHTTLNEACQLANVLNAKLSQKLPKEWRMFPNIDMPKEFNILTLPYKLYQKERGASWSKYM is encoded by the coding sequence ATGCAAAGTATTGATACGGCACTTATAAAGATTATTACAACTCACTACTATATCAAGCGTGATACGATCGTTAATAAAATAGAATATAGAGGCAAAATTTTCTTTGATAAATTTGAAAAGATAAATGAGCCACTGACCTATAATATTATGAAAGAGCATGAAGAGGGCAAAGCTGTTATCGCACACTCTTTAATAAATGCATACGATAAAGTTGAAAATATAGTCTTTGACTATAACGGCAGAACCCCAGATAGATTTTGGCATAAAGCACAGCTTCTTTTAAGAGAAGAGGGATTTATAAATTTTACAGCCTACGAGAGTAGGACGCCAGGGCATCTGCATCTTTATGTGCATAAAGGTCACACTACGCTAAATGAGGCTTGTCAGCTGGCAAACGTACTCAACGCAAAGCTTTCACAGAAGTTGCCTAAAGAGTGGAGGATGTTTCCAAATATCGATATGCCAAAAGAATTTAACATACTAACTTTACCTTATAAACTCTATCAAAAAGAGCGCGGGGCAAGTTGGTCAAAATATATGTAA
- the trpD gene encoding anthranilate phosphoribosyltransferase yields the protein MILLIDNYDSFVFNVEQYVKELTDEEVRCVRNDKITVDEIKKLNPSKIILSPGPKHPKDSGVCLEILKADLGVPVLGICLGHQAIGLSFGAKIKRLDNPLHGKTSFIDVKNKEPLFAGLPERFEVMRYHSLYVDELPASLSADAVSDDGVVMALSVKDKPIFGIQFHPESYFTQYGKKIVENFVNHKAKDEVKEPKIRSLKPYLIKLQESIPLDDSDFEQICEIIASKEYEIVQLSALLVLISEKSLYPKSLAALAKNILKYSQTYRDDTPMIDLCGTGGDGFKTINISTTVAFILASLGIKVAKHGNKAVSSKSGSSDVLEILGVKSEKSLAKQRENLASKDLAFFHAPFFHPLVGEVREVRQRLAIRTVFNVLGPLLNPNLNLTNQLVGVYHKPVLKLYAQTLKILGRKHALVVRGDDGLDEITLCSETSVVELKNGEIFEYSITPEQFGFKRALHSDIEGGTPEENAKTLIRTLKGEEQGAKFDIVVFNAMFALYAADGAKSPDEAKKMVLEAINSGKAYKFYEEFIKAQV from the coding sequence TTGATTTTACTCATAGATAATTACGATAGTTTTGTTTTTAATGTTGAACAGTATGTAAAAGAGCTTACAGATGAAGAGGTTAGATGTGTTAGAAATGACAAGATCACGGTTGACGAGATCAAAAAACTAAACCCAAGCAAGATCATTTTAAGCCCAGGGCCAAAGCACCCAAAAGATAGCGGAGTTTGTTTAGAAATTCTAAAAGCCGACCTTGGCGTGCCGGTGCTTGGAATTTGCCTCGGACACCAAGCTATAGGACTTAGTTTTGGCGCAAAGATAAAAAGACTAGATAACCCATTACACGGTAAAACCTCGTTTATTGATGTGAAAAACAAAGAGCCACTTTTTGCAGGGCTACCTGAGCGCTTTGAGGTTATGCGCTACCACTCGCTTTATGTAGATGAGCTCCCAGCTAGCTTAAGCGCTGATGCGGTAAGCGATGATGGCGTAGTTATGGCACTTAGCGTTAAAGATAAGCCGATCTTTGGCATCCAGTTTCACCCCGAGAGCTACTTCACACAATACGGCAAAAAGATCGTTGAAAATTTTGTAAATCACAAGGCAAAAGATGAGGTAAAAGAGCCAAAAATTCGCTCGCTTAAGCCATATCTTATCAAGCTTCAAGAGAGCATACCGCTTGATGATAGTGACTTTGAGCAAATTTGCGAGATAATAGCCAGCAAAGAGTACGAGATCGTGCAGCTTTCAGCCCTTTTGGTGCTCATTAGCGAAAAGAGCTTATACCCAAAAAGCCTCGCTGCGCTTGCAAAAAACATCCTAAAATACTCGCAAACTTACCGCGACGATACGCCTATGATCGATCTTTGCGGCACTGGAGGCGATGGCTTTAAGACGATAAATATCTCAACCACGGTGGCATTTATCCTTGCAAGTCTTGGCATAAAGGTCGCAAAACACGGCAATAAGGCAGTTTCAAGCAAGTCAGGCAGCTCTGATGTGCTTGAAATTTTAGGCGTAAAAAGTGAAAAATCACTGGCAAAACAGCGTGAAAATTTAGCTAGTAAAGATTTAGCCTTCTTTCACGCACCATTTTTCCATCCGCTAGTTGGTGAGGTGAGAGAAGTGCGCCAAAGACTTGCCATAAGGACCGTATTTAACGTGCTTGGGCCGCTTTTAAATCCAAATTTAAACCTTACAAATCAGCTAGTTGGCGTCTATCACAAACCAGTGCTAAAGCTCTACGCCCAGACGCTTAAAATCCTTGGCAGAAAGCACGCTTTGGTCGTCCGTGGCGATGACGGACTAGACGAGATCACGCTTTGTAGTGAAACAAGCGTTGTAGAGCTAAAAAATGGCGAAATTTTTGAGTACAGCATCACGCCAGAGCAGTTTGGCTTTAAAAGAGCGCTTCACAGCGATATCGAGGGCGGCACGCCTGAAGAAAACGCCAAAACATTGATCCGCACGCTAAAAGGCGAGGAGCAGGGGGCAAAATTTGACATCGTGGTCTTTAACGCGATGTTTGCGCTCTACGCGGCTGATGGCGCAAAGAGCCCGGACGAGGCCAAAAAAATGGTGCTTGAAGCGATAAATTCTGGCAAGGCGTATAAATTTTATGAAGAGTTTATAAAGGCGCAAGTGTAA
- a CDS encoding ArsS family sensor histidine kinase, with amino-acid sequence MKYSITTKITIIFAIAFSLMCLLFVTFANIQQESALEKLKDRQISAMNYLVALYERGNPPRDLEHYFKNFYLEYVGNKNLATSIATNGTVVFTQHTPLGVVQSVNYKGDLYLLIKNPSFQLLLESNDARHVNDPLWVAFLIVSALLISLYVSVLRSLSPLRRLSKDIRKFASGNMEMAMTARLNENEQDEIGQVAVEFDNAVCKIRELIRSRQLFLRAIMHELKTPIGKGRIVSEMVANETQKMRLINVFERLEMLINEFSKVEQLLSKSYALNYQECHFSLILEQVQDMLMLDKFEERVSCDIRDDVILRVDFQLFSLAIKNLIDNALKYAEDKKAILICDSEFIAVKNLGKKLNHPIDYYKQAFVRGDKVSAGSGMGLGLYIIEQICQMQKFELAYDYEDGYHVFKILLRSKAKRA; translated from the coding sequence ATGAAATATTCCATAACTACGAAGATAACTATTATCTTTGCCATAGCTTTCTCGCTGATGTGCTTGCTCTTTGTAACTTTTGCAAACATTCAGCAAGAAAGCGCTTTAGAAAAACTAAAGGATAGACAAATAAGTGCGATGAACTATCTTGTCGCACTCTATGAACGCGGAAATCCCCCAAGAGATTTAGAACATTATTTTAAAAATTTTTACTTAGAGTATGTTGGAAATAAAAATTTAGCTACTTCAATAGCTACAAATGGGACTGTTGTTTTTACACAGCACACGCCTCTTGGAGTGGTGCAATCGGTTAATTATAAAGGCGATTTGTATTTGCTTATTAAAAATCCGTCTTTTCAGCTGCTTCTTGAAAGTAACGACGCAAGACACGTAAATGATCCACTTTGGGTCGCATTTTTGATAGTTTCAGCCCTTCTCATCTCACTTTATGTTTCTGTTCTTAGAAGTCTTTCGCCGCTTAGAAGGCTTAGTAAAGATATCAGAAAATTTGCCAGTGGAAATATGGAAATGGCGATGACGGCTAGGCTAAATGAAAACGAGCAAGATGAGATCGGACAGGTCGCGGTTGAGTTTGATAATGCCGTTTGCAAGATAAGAGAGCTTATCCGCTCAAGGCAGCTATTTTTACGTGCGATCATGCATGAGCTAAAGACTCCGATTGGCAAAGGCAGGATCGTCTCTGAAATGGTCGCAAATGAGACTCAAAAAATGAGGCTCATCAATGTGTTTGAGCGCCTTGAGATGCTGATAAATGAATTTAGCAAGGTCGAGCAGCTCCTTTCTAAAAGCTACGCACTAAACTATCAAGAGTGTCATTTCTCGCTCATTTTAGAGCAAGTGCAAGATATGCTCATGCTTGATAAATTTGAAGAGCGAGTGAGCTGTGATATCAGAGATGACGTCATATTAAGAGTGGATTTTCAGCTTTTTAGTTTAGCGATTAAAAATTTGATAGACAATGCCCTAAAATACGCAGAGGATAAAAAGGCTATTTTGATCTGCGATAGCGAATTTATAGCGGTTAAAAATTTAGGCAAAAAGCTAAATCATCCGATTGACTACTACAAACAAGCTTTTGTGCGCGGTGATAAGGTGAGTGCGGGAAGCGGTATGGGGCTTGGACTTTATATCATTGAGCAAATTTGTCAGATGCAAAAATTTGAGCTTGCCTACGACTACGAGGATGGCTATCATGTATTTAAAATTTTACTTAGATCAAAGGCGAAGCGAGCATGA
- a CDS encoding phosphoribosylanthranilate isomerase — protein MALVKICGIKTLDEASAVCALEIDFIGLIFAKSKRRVELNLARQIAKFAHSNGKKVVGVFVEQSECEIMEICQFAGLDVAQVHGVVSENLGANLKDMGLEIWQVFSVKDSLPEVDFKHFDMALFDYKGENAGGNGTSFEWEILKEVKFKFGMAGGIGEHNIKEALKFKPALVDINSKVEDENGIKDAQKIERILKIIGEVEYEQ, from the coding sequence ATGGCGCTAGTTAAAATTTGTGGCATCAAAACGCTAGATGAGGCGAGTGCGGTTTGTGCTTTGGAGATTGATTTTATAGGGCTGATATTTGCCAAAAGTAAAAGAAGGGTCGAGCTAAATTTAGCTAGGCAGATAGCAAAATTTGCTCACAGCAATGGCAAAAAAGTAGTTGGCGTTTTTGTGGAGCAAAGTGAGTGCGAGATAATGGAAATTTGCCAGTTTGCTGGTCTTGACGTGGCTCAGGTGCATGGAGTGGTGAGTGAAAATTTAGGTGCAAATTTAAAAGATATGGGGCTTGAGATTTGGCAGGTTTTTAGCGTGAAAGATAGCTTGCCAGAGGTTGATTTTAAGCATTTTGACATGGCGCTTTTTGACTACAAGGGCGAAAATGCTGGTGGAAACGGCACTAGCTTTGAGTGGGAAATTTTAAAAGAGGTCAAGTTTAAATTTGGCATGGCTGGGGGCATAGGCGAGCACAACATAAAAGAGGCACTCAAATTTAAGCCAGCTCTAGTCGATATCAACTCAAAAGTCGAGGACGAAAACGGCATAAAAGATGCACAAAAGATAGAGAGAATTTTAAAGATCATAGGTGAGGTAGAATATGAACAGTAA